A single genomic interval of Oncorhynchus mykiss isolate Arlee chromosome 13, USDA_OmykA_1.1, whole genome shotgun sequence harbors:
- the cuta gene encoding CutA homolog (The RefSeq protein has 1 substitution compared to this genomic sequence): protein MRFGLPATEGLQAGGPLRAFFVIALLSVLMLTLLRTVGLRAFSMASETYMSGTHSAAFVTCPNEQVAKDPARGIVEKKLAACVNIVPQITSVYEWQGKVQEDSEVLLMIKTRSSKVASLAEYVRSNHPYEVAEVISLPIEQGNPPYLKWLGDAVPE from the exons ATGCGCTTTGGACTGCCTGCCACAGAAGGATTGCAGGCTGGTGGACCTCTGAGGGCATTCTTTGTG ATTGCGTTGCTTAGCGTGTTGATGCTCACGCTGCTGAGGACTGTGGGATTGAGAGCATTCTCCATGGCATCTGAGACCTACATGTCGGGCACACACTCCGCTGCCTTCGTCACCTGCCCCAACGAACAGGTGGCCAAAGATCTGGCCAG AGGAATCGTTGAGAAGAAGCTGGCTGCTTGTGTCAACATCGTCCCCCAAATCACATCTGT ATATGAGTGGCAGGGGAAGGTCCAGGAGGATAGTGAAGTGTTGCTG ATGATAAAGACCAGAAGTTCTAAGGTTGCATCTCTAGCAGAATATGTTAG GTCCAACCACCCGTATGAAGTAGCAGAGGTCATCAGCCTACCCATAGAGCAGGGCAACCCACCCTACCTCAAGTGGCTTGGTGACGCTGTACCAGAATga
- the cuta gene encoding cutA homolog isoform X1: MRFGLPATEGLQAGGPLRAFFVIALLSVLMLTLLRTVGLRAFSMASETYMSGTHSAAFVTCPNEQVAKDLARYEWQGKVQEDSEVLLMIKTRSSKVASLAEYVRSNHPYEVAEVISLPIEQGNPPYLKWLGDAVPE; this comes from the exons ATGCGCTTTGGACTGCCTGCCACAGAAGGATTGCAGGCTGGTGGACCTCTGAGGGCATTCTTTGTG ATTGCGTTGCTTAGCGTGTTGATGCTCACGCTGCTGAGGACTGTGGGATTGAGAGCATTCTCCATGGCATCTGAGACCTACATGTCGGGCACACACTCCGCTGCCTTCGTCACCTGCCCCAACGAACAGGTGGCCAAAGATCTGGCCAG ATATGAGTGGCAGGGGAAGGTCCAGGAGGATAGTGAAGTGTTGCTG ATGATAAAGACCAGAAGTTCTAAGGTTGCATCTCTAGCAGAATATGTTAG GTCCAACCACCCGTATGAAGTAGCAGAGGTCATCAGCCTACCCATAGAGCAGGGCAACCCACCCTACCTCAAGTGGCTTGGTGACGCTGTACCAGAATga